ATTGAGTCGTTGCATTGTCAGCTTGATAGGTTAGTAGAGCTTGCAAATCATCCGGAGTGTCGATATCGAGGGCCAGCGTAGGCGACTGATATTCCAGAAACGCAATGCCCTTGTTTTTAGCTACATCTTGGTGATTCCTGAAGCTGGATAGGCCAAATTGAACATCAATGGCATCAGGTGGTTTTCTAAGAAGAGCGCTCGTTCCACCATTGTCGGAAGATGCTGCAACAACAAGTGGAGAATCCACCTGCTCTGCCAGAGTGAGAATTCCATGTATATCTGATTTCGTAATAAGTGGCACATCGCCAGGAATGATAATGAGTGGCCTTTCACCGTGATGATTTCGTACGAAGCTGGTAGCAACACGTAGCGCGCTGTTGAGATTTGTATCAGCGGAATCAGCCAGGATATCTATTCCTGTAACGTCAAGTTTCAGACCAATATCTTCTTGTCGGGTTACAAGGAATATTCTAGTGACTAATTCTGAATCTCGAAGCGTGTTCAGTACGTCTTTTAGCATTGAGAGAACAAATTCTCTTCGTTCTTGTGAATCAAAAGCTGGTGCTAGCCTAGACTTGGCCTGACTGAGTATCTTCAATGGTACAACAGCCAGAGCTTTTTCAGCTTCAGCGGATCTCATGTCACCGCTTTGAGTTCTCATTGAGATTCATCAAGTCCCCCCGTTCATTCTTCTTCAACGTTTCGAAAAGGCAGATTCTAGCTTCACTGGGATTTGAAGCGTCTTGCCGACGCAATTGCTACTGGGTTTGGGTTTTTTCTTCTGACTTGACCATCCTAGATATTAACAAACCATAACTTGGAACTACGACAAGTGGGATATGCAAGGACAGAAGCCAAAGAGTGTAACCCGGCATTAGGAATATGGAGAGCATGTTCCAGATTCCAATGATTAGACCACCTAAGCTCGTTATGGTTAGTAGCTTTTCGTTCACATTTGGATATGCTAGAGTCAAAAGAGCAACGATTACAGGAGTGGTCGGACAAAAGGCGACACCATATGGTCCCATCACAAGAGTCAGCAAGCTGAAATTCGGTGCACCCGCCGTATCAACGGGAAACCAGTACGCAAGAACGGCAAAGGGAACAACCCAGTATCGCCAGAGAGGCAGCTTGCCAAGGCTATAATCATTCTGAGGTTTGTATGCTTCTAGTAACCAAAAGAAACCAACGATGGAAATCATCACAAGGTTGCCGGTGATTATTGTAAGCCCGTAATCCTCAGTATAGGCTATGTGCTGAGTTATGCCTGCAAACAATAGCATGATGCCAAAGAACAGGTCCGCAATTCTACCGAAGCGATT
Above is a genomic segment from Candidatus Lokiarchaeota archaeon containing:
- the cofC gene encoding 2-phospho-L-lactate guanylyltransferase; the encoded protein is MRTQSGDMRSAEAEKALAVVPLKILSQAKSRLAPAFDSQERREFVLSMLKDVLNTLRDSELVTRIFLVTRQEDIGLKLDVTGIDILADSADTNLNSALRVATSFVRNHHGERPLIIIPGDVPLITKSDIHGILTLAEQVDSPLVVAASSDNGGTSALLRKPPDAIDVQFGLSSFRNHQDVAKNKGIAFLEYQSPTLALDIDTPDDLQALLTYQADNATTQYLHQSRAIQTLRRKQ